One genomic segment of Rubripirellula amarantea includes these proteins:
- the arsA gene encoding arsenical pump-driving ATPase → MQFLKAPTRNLFFTGKGGVGKTSMACATAVQLADRGLRVLLVSTDPASNLDEVLGTKLSSDATPVESVPHLYAMNLDPEAAASEYRERMVGPYRGVLPDAAVQSMEEQFSGSCTLEIAAFDEFSKLLGDPSATAEFDHVIFDTAPTGHTLRLLTLPSAWSGYIENNTTGTSCLGPLAGLQAQALVYQQTVEALADSGATTLVLVTRADAAAFREAARTSVELQSLGVNNQHLIVNGVFKSESQDDAIATAMQQRGDVALSQIPDAIGQLDRTIIPWTWNGLMGIDALRQVGKPAVTQGSEDDDLSWTDSYPDGLGSLIDDLAAVGHGVILAMGKGGVGKTTVAAAVAVALAERGFDVHLSTTDPAAHVTATIAAEELAGLSVGRIDPARETAEYSEEVMRTAAVGLDEAGRALLEEDLRSPCTEEIAVFRAFARAVAEGEDRFVVLDTAPTGHTVLLLDSALAYHREVTRQSSGMSESVENLLPRLRDPEFTRVLVVTLPEATPVHEAAKLQQDLRRAQIEPFAWVINQSLVPLQVSDSALRHRQQHELRFIDEVRSSLAKRVALIPWQIESPVGLAGLRRVVGTDSSLTS, encoded by the coding sequence ATGCAATTCTTGAAAGCTCCGACACGAAACTTGTTCTTTACCGGAAAAGGCGGTGTTGGGAAAACGTCGATGGCGTGCGCGACGGCGGTACAGTTGGCTGACCGTGGATTGCGAGTGCTGTTGGTGTCCACTGACCCCGCGTCGAATTTAGACGAGGTGCTAGGCACCAAGCTAAGCAGCGACGCCACGCCCGTTGAATCAGTCCCGCATTTGTACGCCATGAACCTGGACCCCGAAGCGGCCGCGTCGGAGTATCGCGAACGAATGGTGGGCCCGTATCGTGGCGTGTTGCCTGACGCGGCGGTGCAAAGCATGGAGGAACAGTTTTCGGGTTCCTGCACGCTTGAGATCGCGGCGTTCGATGAGTTTTCGAAGTTGCTCGGCGACCCTAGTGCTACCGCTGAGTTCGATCACGTCATTTTTGACACCGCGCCGACCGGACATACGCTGCGTTTGTTGACACTGCCTTCGGCATGGTCGGGGTACATCGAAAACAATACGACGGGGACGTCATGTTTGGGTCCGCTAGCGGGACTTCAAGCTCAAGCGTTGGTCTACCAACAAACGGTGGAAGCCCTCGCGGATTCCGGTGCGACAACGTTAGTGCTGGTGACTCGCGCCGATGCAGCGGCGTTTCGCGAGGCTGCTCGCACGAGCGTTGAATTGCAAAGCCTTGGCGTCAACAATCAACACCTGATCGTCAACGGCGTTTTTAAGTCTGAATCGCAAGACGATGCGATTGCAACCGCGATGCAGCAGCGCGGTGATGTTGCCCTGTCGCAGATTCCCGATGCAATTGGGCAGCTAGACCGGACGATCATTCCGTGGACCTGGAATGGTTTGATGGGGATCGACGCGTTACGGCAAGTCGGCAAGCCAGCGGTGACTCAAGGAAGCGAAGACGATGATCTTTCCTGGACTGATTCGTACCCGGATGGGCTTGGGTCGTTGATCGACGACTTGGCGGCAGTGGGGCACGGCGTGATCCTGGCCATGGGCAAAGGTGGCGTTGGCAAGACGACCGTCGCGGCCGCGGTCGCTGTGGCCCTGGCTGAGCGTGGATTCGACGTTCACCTTTCCACCACCGACCCGGCGGCTCATGTCACGGCCACCATTGCCGCCGAGGAATTGGCGGGGCTGAGCGTCGGGCGTATCGATCCAGCAAGAGAAACCGCTGAGTACTCTGAAGAAGTGATGAGGACTGCGGCCGTTGGTTTGGATGAAGCGGGAAGGGCTCTGCTCGAGGAAGACCTGCGATCGCCTTGCACCGAAGAAATCGCCGTGTTCCGTGCCTTTGCCCGAGCGGTAGCGGAAGGGGAGGATCGCTTCGTCGTGTTGGACACGGCACCAACCGGGCACACGGTCTTATTGCTTGATTCGGCACTCGCCTACCATCGCGAAGTCACACGGCAATCAAGCGGGATGTCAGAGTCCGTGGAAAACTTATTGCCCCGTTTGCGAGACCCCGAGTTCACGCGAGTGCTGGTGGTGACCCTGCCCGAGGCAACTCCGGTTCACGAAGCAGCCAAATTGCAGCAAGATTTGCGACGAGCCCAAATCGAACCGTTTGCCTGGGTCATCAACCAAAGTCTTGTGCCGTTGCAAGTGAGTGATTCGGCGCTGCGTCATCGGCAGCAACACGAATTGCGATTTATCGATGAGGTACGATCATCGCTGGCGAAACGCGTTGCGTTGATTCCTTGGCAGATAGAGTCGCCGGTGGGCCTTGCCGGACTGCGTCGCGTAGTCGGAACGGACTCGTCGCTAACGTCCTAA